The proteins below come from a single Lates calcarifer isolate ASB-BC8 linkage group LG11, TLL_Latcal_v3, whole genome shotgun sequence genomic window:
- the casc3 gene encoding protein CASC3 yields the protein MADRRRRRRRASQDSEDDDESGSGSDSGRSGSPATKTRGRDPDPVEATVGRPEAKSDVESECESEDGVGEAVLSDYDSADPEENGSHSEGAEEEEEAEQFSDEEAPAAASEPKPPAADSPAQGEERQGEEEDEEEEAEGEGGGQSKEESKAEEKGNLAGERQSGDGQESTDDPETKAGGKPGQQLDDDEDRKNPAYIPRKGLFFEHDVRGHTQEEERPKGRNRKLWKDEGRWEHDKFREEEQAPKSREELIAIYGYDIRNGGGPGDRPYRQRRPRQSLSPSRDKRWGGGERPVRSWQSGGGGGGLNRGGAPPPSSIHPSSTSPSSLPLSSAQRSSNPSRPPPSRSRPPHQNQTHLPPQPHYRSNESNAPQMHHRERQGPKAQLEPAGERGVVGRGGRGGGRGGPSVVIEDITVSQGGAGEQDPSLSTVPAAVVASQPGGYQSASPRRQQQEQRGSVDRPASGLAASSSSSASDPSLQSSAAPTNREASPPAERPVERKSYSLARRTRSRPADLGSKQPSMEESAAGGNASSPGSVGGKSWTGGGGGGGGGDGPSQAGGGGIGGGLTELDQDVARLSLAGQSWSQNPTSYIRSEMRGLPNPMHIPGGPPQFSSMEEMGVGSNRAKRYSSQRQRAVPEPAPPMHLGVMEGHYYEPMSYQGPIYAHGDGPAPIPPQGMLVQPEMHIPHPGLHPHQSGGPIANPALYGGPPVSLSPGQPQQLLPPPFYPPPGVMTFPYPAMYPSPQGQSQVTYGGVTYYDTVQQQAQPKPSPPRRTSQPVTVKPPPPEVPFASE from the exons gagagtGAAGACGGCGTGGGAGAAG CTGTCCTCTCTGACTACGACAGTGCAGATCCTGAGGAAAACGGCTCCCATTCAGAG ggagcggaggaggaagaggaggcagagcagttCAGCGATGAAgaagctccagcagcagccagcgAGCCCAAACCCCCCGCTGCCGACAGCCCAGCACAGGGAGAGGAGcggcagggggaggaggaggatgaagaggaggaggcagagggggaaggaggaggacagagtaAAGAGGAGAgcaaagcagaggagaaaggaaatctagcaggagagaggcagagcggAGACGGACAG GAGTCCACAGACGACCCTGAGACGAAGGCGGGAGGAAAACCTGGTCAGCAGCTCGACGACGACGAAGACAGAAAGAACCCAGCTTACATCCCCAGGAAGGGTCTGTTCTTCGAGCACGACGTCAGAGGACAcactcaggaggaggagag ACCTAAAGGtcgaaacaggaagttgtggAAAGACGAGGGGCGCTGGGAGCACGACAAGTtcagggaggaggagcaggcgCCCAAGAGCCGCGAGGAGCTCATCGCCATCTATGGATACGACATCCGAAACGGCGGCGGCCCCGGAGACCGGCCGTACAGACAGCGACGGCCCAG ACAGAGTTTGTCTCCCAGCAGAGACAAAcggtggggaggaggagagcgacCGGTCCGATCCTGGcagagcggaggaggaggaggaggtctgaaCCGAGGAGGAGCTCCTCCACCTTCATCCATCCACCCCTCCTCTAcatccccttcctctctccccctctcctccgCTCAGCGCAGCAGCAACCCCTCCAGACCACCTCCCTCCCGCAGCAGACCCCCGCACCAGAATCAAACGCACCTCCCGCCTCAGCCCCACTACAGGAGTAATGAATCAAACGCACCCCAGATGCACCATAGAGAACGACAGGGCCCTAAAGCTCAGCTGGAGCCTGCAGGAGAGCGGGGTGTGGTGGGCAGGGGAGGGCGTGGTGGTGGGAGGGGCGGTCCCTCTGTGGTCATTGAGGACATTACAGTTAGCCAAGGAGGCGCCGGGGAGCAGGACCCGAGCTTAAGTACTGTGCCCGCGGCGGTGGTGGCGTCTCAGCCGGGCGGTTACCAGTCTGCCTCGCCGAGACGACAGCAGCAGGAGCAACGAGGCAGCGTCGACCGACCCGCATCCGGGTtggctgcttcctcctcctcctccgcctccgaCCCCTCCCTTCAGTCATCAGCTGCACCGACCAATCGGGAAGCCTCTCCTCCCGCCGAGCGGCCGGTGGAGCGTAAATCTTACTCCCTGGCTCGCAGGACTCGCTCTCGGCCCGCAGACCTGGGCAGCAAACAGCCGTCCATGGAGGAGTCCGCCGCTGGGGGGAACGCCTCCTCCCCAGGCAGTGTGGGAGGAAAGAGctggactggaggaggaggtggaggaggaggtggagacgGGCCGAgtcaggcaggaggaggaggaattgGAGGAGGGCTGACGGAGTTGGACCAGGACGTGGCTCGACTCAGTCTGGCAGGACAGAGCTGGAGCCAGAACCCGACGTCATACATCCGCTCTGAGATGAGAG GCCTTCCCAACCCCATGCACATCCCCGGCGGCCCGCCTCAGTTCTCCAGCATGGAGGAGATGGGCGTCGGCTCCAATCGGGCCAAGCGCTACTCCTCCCAACGCCAGAGAGCCGTACCCGAGCCGGCACCGCCCATGCACCTGGGAGTGATGGAGGGACATTACTATGAACCCA tgtcgTACCAGGGACCAATCTACGCCCACGGGGATGGCCCCGCCCCCATCCCACCGCAAGGCATGCTGGTCCAGCCTGAGATGCACATCCCCCACCCCG GTCTCCACCCCCACCAATCAGGCGGCCCCATCGCTAACCCCGCCCTCTACGGAGGACCGCCTGTGTCTCTGTCGCCAGGGcaaccacagcagctgctgcccCCGCCTTTCTACCCTCCGCCGGGCGTCATGACCTTCCCTTACCCAGCCATGTACCCCAGCCCACAG ggtcaGTCCCAGGTGACCTACGGAGGTGTGACCTACTACGACACGGTGCAGCAGCAGGCCCAGCCCAAGCCTTCGCCCCCCCGCCGCACGTCCCAGCCCGTCACCGTCAAGCCCCCCCCTCCGGAGGTGCCCTTTGCCTCAGAGTGA